Part of the Lichenicola cladoniae genome is shown below.
CCATGAACACTTCCGATATCACCCGCGTCCAGGCCTACCTGCGCAAGCTGCTCGGCTCGGAAAAAGTCATGGTCGTGGCTCCTCCGCGCAAGGGTGCCACGGTCGAGCTGGCGATCGACAAGGAAGTCATCGGCACCGTGCATCGTGACGAGGACGAGGGTGAAGTGTCCTACTCGATCCACATCACCGTGCTGGAAGAAGACCTGGCGCCGGCGACCGACGAGACGAAGACCGCGGTGTCAGGCAAGACAGCAGGTACGCCGCGGCGCTGAGGGCGGTAATCCAGAAGCTTGCCGGCCAGTCGGTGGCCCAGGCGAGCATGATACCGCCCCAGGCCTCGACCAGCGCCAGCAGAGCCGACAGGGCGATCCCCGCCCAGAGAGAGCTTGTGACACGCTGAGCCGCCGCGGCCGGCCCGACCATCAGGGTAAACACCAGCAGCACGCCGACGATCTGCGCGCAGCCCGCGGTCGCCAGTCCGACCAATCCCAGGAACAGCACCGAGACCAGCCGCAGGCGCACCCCACGCGCCTCGGCAAGCTCGGGTTGCAGGCTGGCGAACAGCAGGGGCCGCGCGATGATCGCCAGGCCTGACAGGGCAAGTGCCCCGAGCACCAGCAACGTCCAGAGCGTGGCGCAATCGACACCGAACACGTTGCCGAACAGCAGCGCCGTCGCCTGCGATGCGTAGGCGGTGAAGAAGTGCAGGAACAGCAGGCCGAACCCGAGCGACAGCGCCAGCACCATGCCGATCGCCACGTCCCGGCCAGCCACCTTCTCGCCCAGCAGTCCCATCGCCAGGCCGGCCAGCAGGGTCAACGCGACGAGCCCCCATAGCGGCGGCAGGCCCAGCAGGACCGCGCCGGTGGCGCCGGTGAAGCCGACATGGGACAGGGCGTGGCCGGCGAAACTCTGCTGGCGCAGCACCAGGAAGAATCCCACCGGCCCGGCCACCAGTGCCACGATGGTCGCGGCGGCGAAGGCATTGACCATGAAGCCGTAGGCGAACAGGCCGGACAGCATCACGCGGACCTTGCAGGGGCATGATCGTGCGAGTGGACATGACACGGACCGTGCGCGTCGCGCTCCATGTCGTGGGCATCGGACATCACGAAGATCCGGCCATCAAGCCGTACGACCTCGATCGCCGCACCATACAGGCGGGACAAACTTGACGAGGTGATGACCTCGTCCACACTGCCGAGGGCGGCATGACCGCGACCGAGATAGAGCACGCGATCGAGTGCGCCGAGCAGCGGGTTGAGCTCGTGCGCGCTGAACAGCACCGCGATGCCGAGTGTCCGCTGCAGAGAGCGCACCAGCGCCACCACCTCGGATTGCCTGGATGGATCCAGGCTGATCAACGGCTCGTCGAGCAGCAGCAGCCTCGGTTCGCCCAGCAGCGCCTGTGCCAGCAGCAGCCGCTGGCGTTCGCCGCCGGACAGCTCTGCGAGGGGTCGTGCCGCGAGCGACGTCGCCTGCACCAGTCCGAGCACGCGGTCGACTTCGCGACCGGCGGCGGCACTCGGCAGCTGCATGCCCCAACGATGACCGTCGAGTGCCGCCATCACCATCGTCGTGCCGCTGAGGCGTGGCGCGACCTGCGCCCGCATCTGCGGCATGTAGCCGATCAGCGGATTGCCGCGCCGGACCGGATGGCCGAACACCTCGATATGTCCGGTCGCCGGCCGCAGGAGACCCAGGATCGCCCGCATCAGGGTGGTCTTGCCGGCGCCGTTCGCCCCGAGCACGCCGATGAATTCATCGGAACCGATCTCGAGGGAGATGTTGGACAATACCGCCCGCCCGCCCTGGACCAGGGTCGCATCCGCGATCGCGATGGCGGCCTTCATGGGTGACCGCGCGGGCGATCGAGCGCGTGGTCGACGGCATCGAGGTCTGCCAGCATCCACTGCGTGTAGTCCAGGCCATGCGGCTCGGTCTCGGTGACGCCGACCACCGGGATGCCCGCCCGCTGGGCAACGGCCCT
Proteins encoded:
- a CDS encoding DUF3126 family protein; this translates as MNTSDITRVQAYLRKLLGSEKVMVVAPPRKGATVELAIDKEVIGTVHRDEDEGEVSYSIHITVLEEDLAPATDETKTAVSGKTAGTPRR
- a CDS encoding metal ABC transporter ATP-binding protein → MKAAIAIADATLVQGGRAVLSNISLEIGSDEFIGVLGANGAGKTTLMRAILGLLRPATGHIEVFGHPVRRGNPLIGYMPQMRAQVAPRLSGTTMVMAALDGHRWGMQLPSAAAGREVDRVLGLVQATSLAARPLAELSGGERQRLLLAQALLGEPRLLLLDEPLISLDPSRQSEVVALVRSLQRTLGIAVLFSAHELNPLLGALDRVLYLGRGHAALGSVDEVITSSSLSRLYGAAIEVVRLDGRIFVMSDAHDMERDAHGPCHVHSHDHAPARSA
- a CDS encoding metal ABC transporter permease, which translates into the protein MFAYGFMVNAFAAATIVALVAGPVGFFLVLRQQSFAGHALSHVGFTGATGAVLLGLPPLWGLVALTLLAGLAMGLLGEKVAGRDVAIGMVLALSLGFGLLFLHFFTAYASQATALLFGNVFGVDCATLWTLLVLGALALSGLAIIARPLLFASLQPELAEARGVRLRLVSVLFLGLVGLATAGCAQIVGVLLVFTLMVGPAAAAQRVTSSLWAGIALSALLALVEAWGGIMLAWATDWPASFWITALSAAAYLLSCLTPRSSSRRSPAPGLLPAR